Proteins encoded within one genomic window of Anastrepha ludens isolate Willacy chromosome 4, idAnaLude1.1, whole genome shotgun sequence:
- the LOC128861783 gene encoding uncharacterized protein LOC128861783 produces MPRKIYSDNATNFVGADRKLRELRDAFEAQQPEVQKYATDEGFTFAFIPARAPHFGGLWEAAVKSAKHLLVRAIGNPLLTAEELQTLLVEVEAALNSRPLVPLSQDTNDGEALTPAHLLVGCPLRALPPAQVSMDPMRCCDRWQLVCCLKQQFWRLWSRNYLLGLQQRNKWLHPKRNLELNDLVLVQEDNTPPQQWVLGRVAAIVTGQDGKVRVADVATKAGVIKRPVHKLAVLSSDVEGP; encoded by the coding sequence ATGCCGCGGAAAATATACAGCGACAACGCCACCAACTTCGTCGGCGCCGATCGCAAGCTTCGCGAGCTGAGGGATGCTTTCGAGGCCCAACAACCGGAAGTACAGAAATACGCAACGGACGAAGGATTCACCTTCGCCTTTATACCAGCCAGGGCACCGCACTTCGGCGGGTTATGGGAGGCGGCAGTGAAGTCCGCCAAACACCTTCTCGTGCGCGCAATCGGCAACCCGCTGCTCACCGCCGAAGAACTACAGACGCTGCTCGTCGAGGTCGAGGCCGCACTCAACTCGCGACCCCTGGTACCACTGAGTCAGGACACGAACGATGGAGAGGCCCTAACACCAGCGCACCTACTAGTTGGGTGCCCTCTTCGAGCGCTGCCACCAGCCCAAGTATCGATGGACCCAATGCGTTGCTGCGACAGATGGCAACTTGTCTGTTGTCTCAAGCAACAGTTTTGGCGACTGTGGTCCAGGAACTACCTGTTGGGTCTTCAACAGAGGAACAAGTGGTTGCATCCGAAACGCAACCTCGAGCTGAACGACCTCGTCCTGGTTCAGGAAGACAACACACCACCGCAGCAATGGGTGCTCGGCCGCGTCGCCGCAATCGTAACAGGGCAAGACGGCAAAGTCCGCGTAGCAGACGTGGCAACCAAAGCGGGCGTAATTAAACGCCCCGTTCACAAGCTCGCCGTACTGTCATCAGACGTTGAAGGACCATGA